The following are encoded in a window of Solanum stenotomum isolate F172 unplaced genomic scaffold, ASM1918654v1 scaffold13756, whole genome shotgun sequence genomic DNA:
- the LOC125850098 gene encoding zinc finger BED domain-containing protein RICESLEEPER 1-like has protein sequence MAENIIIDKVVGESGASNSNAIGQSQFVESQVKKGRKKRSRAWDHFSRKTDSDGSEKGVCNYCKKEYFADTKEHGMTSMLTHIAKCPKMPYNIDIKQSKLAFQPIIGSNKGDVVVVPWEFDQEKCRKALCRMVIIDELPFRFVEKEVDNVGSNSVAITELSKQLTKWGTNLMGGSHLHIRCMAHIVNLIVQDGTKEANVCIERVRQAVRYIRQFPARWKKFQECGEDENLAKKSLCLDVPTKWNSTYMMLNRVIEYEGTLLSSDWEGVKRITKFLEMFFNLTLKISGSRYVTSNLHFLEICEVGVYLNQLISNEDHVLAKMAENMKEKFDKYWGDTEKMNKMVFIPCVLDPRHKFSTLGFALKKMFGEKGAAVEISVRTYMESLFNEYTKHISNDKNGQCSSTEVDTSDSSSVGGLGNFFEELRKHTYQRGGASSKSELVKYLDEEIEVGKSDFDVLLWWN, from the exons ATGgctgaaaatataataattgataAGGTTGTTGGTGAAAGTGGAGCTTCTAATTCAAATGCAATAGGTCAAAGTCAATTTGTTGAGTCCCAAGTAaagaaaggaaggaaaaaaagatcTCGTGCGTGGGATCATTTTTCTCGTAAAACTGATTCTGATGGAAGTGAAAAAGGTGTTTGCAACTACTGTAAGAAAGAGTATTTTGCTGACACAAAAGAACATGGTATGACGTCAATGCTTACTCATATTGCCAAATGCCCAAAGATGCcttataatattgatattaaaCAATCAAAATTAGCATTTCAACCAATAATAGGGAGTAACAAGGGTGATGTAGTTGTTGTTCCATGGGAATTTGACCAGGAAAAGTGTAGAAAGGCCTTGTGTCGTATGGTAATTATTGATGAACTTCCTTTCAGATTTGTTGAAAAGGAAG TTGATAATGTTGGTTCAAATAGTGTGGCAATAACTGAGTTGTCTAAGCAACTAACTAAATGGGGGACCAACCTAATGGGTGGTAGTCACCTTCATATAAGGTGTATGGCTCATATTGTAAATCTTATTGTTCAAGACGGTACAAAAGAAGCAAATGTGTGTATTGAACGGGTTAGGCAGGCAGTAAGATACATCAGACAATTTCCTGCTAGGTGGAAAAAGTTTCAAGAATGtggtgaagatgaaaatcttgCTAAAAAGTCTTTATGCTTGGATGTTCCTACAAAGTGGAATTCCACCTACATGATGTTGAATCGGGTTATTGAATATGAAG GTACACTTTTGAGTAGTGATTGGGAGGGCGTAAAGAGAATtacaaaatttcttgaaatgtTTTTCAATCTTACTTTGAAGATATCTGGATCACGATATGTTACATCAAATCtgcattttcttgaaatttgtgAAGTTGGTGTTTACTTGAATCAATTGATATCAAATGAAGATCATGTTTTGGCTAAAATGGCAGAAAATATGAAGGagaaatttgacaaatattGGGGTGATACTGAAAAAATGAATAAGATGGTTTTTATACCATGTGTTTTGGATCCTCGTCACAAATTTAGCACTCTTGGCTTTGCACTTAAGAAGATGTTTGGAGAAAAGGGGGCTGCTGTAGAAATTAGTGTGCGAACGTACATGGAATCTTTGTTTAATGAGTATACAAAGCatatttcaaatgataaaaatgGCCAATGTTCTTCAACTGAGGTGGATACTTCTGATTCAAGCTCTGTAGGAGGCTtgggaaatttttttgaggaatTACGAAAACATACATATCAAAGGGGAGGAGCAAGTTCAAAGTCAGAATTAGTTAAATATCttgatgaagaaattgaagTTGGAAAATCAGATTTTGATGTATTGCTTTGGTGGAATTAA